DNA sequence from the Candidatus Fluviicola riflensis genome:
GAAAAATGGGTGAAACATTGCCGCCGTCTGTTGCTCCGGTATTGCAGGCGCTCGGGATTCGTGAATTGTTTGATCGTCCGGAGCACCTTGTCTGCTATGGAAACACTTACCAATGGGGTTCTGATACTTTGCACGAAAAACATTTTATCCAAAGTACACTTGGTCATGGGTGGCATGTGCAGCGCGATATACTGGAAAATGATTTACAGGATCATGCGCGCAAAAAAGGAATCAGGATGCTGACCGGCTACAAATTGCTGCAACTTGATCAACAACCGGATGAATCGTGGCTGATGACCGTTATGACAGCATCAGGGAAGGAAACAATTCAGGCTGATTTTATTGTAGATGCCACCGGCCGAAGTAGTAAAGTGGCGCGTTGTTTGGGAATTGAGCGTCGTTTTTTGGATGAACTCACCGGAACAATGGCTTATTTTTCATTACCTGAAAACACAGAAATTGCGCAATATACGTATGTGGAATCGGTTGAAAACGGATGGTGGTACGCAGCTGTTCTGGCTTCGGGAGAACTTGTCACCGCATTCATGACAGATGCCCGGTTATTGGAAAAACAGATGCAGGAACCGAAAGGATATTGGCAGCAATTGCAACAAACCAACTTCATCCGAACGATTTTTCCGGAGAATTACAATCCTGATTTTGCAACTGGGTTACACACGCAATCTGCCGGAACAAGTTGTTTGGAAAAATGCAGCGGAATCAATTGGCTGGCTGTGGGCGATGCTGCGTTTGCATACGATCCTGTTTCCTCGTATGGAATGACATCTGCGCTCGGAAGCGGCTATTACGCAGGCCAGGCCATTGCGGAATTTCTTTCAGGTAAAAAAGAAGCGTTGCATGCTTACCGTTTTCTCACTGAAAAAACCTTCGCTGATTATTTACCCATGTGGCAGCGACAATATAACCTCGAGCAACGCTGGAAAGACTCTCTTTTTTGGAATGCCAGGAATCACTAGAAATTCGGAGTCAGATCGTGTGTTTTGTAGAAATCTTCGATGTATTTCACTGCTTCATCGGCCGAGTCAACCACTTTTAGGTAGTTCATATCACTTTCAGAAACATTGTTCTCTTTCTCGAGCATGATGCGTTTCACCCAGTCAACTAAACCGTCCCAATAATCATGACTGATCAAAACAACAGGTCGTTTATTGATTTTTTTGGTTTGAATTAGCGTAATCGCTTCGAATAATTCGTCGAGCGTACCAAAACCACCGGGCATGATCACAAAGGCTTGTGAGTATTTCACGAAAATCACTTTTCGAACGAAGAAATAATTGAATTCCAAATTGTGTTCCGGATCGATGTACGGATTGTAGTTTTGCTCAAACGGCAAATCGATATTTAGTCCAACCGATCGTCCACCGCCTTTTCGGGCACCTTTATTACCTGCTTCCATGATTCCGGGTCCGCCACCGGTGATGACACCGAATCCGGCTTTGGCTAGTTTTTCGCCAACTTCAACCGCTTGTTCGTAATATGGATTATTCTCCTTCGTTCTGGCAGAACCGAAGATAGACACACACGGCCCGATTTTCGCCATGCGTTCGTAGCCTTCTACAAACTCTGACATGATTTTAAAAATGGCCCAGCTATCGTTGGTTTTTATTTCGTTCCAATCCTTTTGAAATGCGTTCATGTACGTTGCGTTATTAAAACTGCTTTTTTAATAGGTTGATGAGCAGATGGACACCAAGCCCGCTAAAATAGGTAGTCTAAACGTTTCTAACGGTTAGGAAACGGATAAATTGTAAACGTTCAGGGGTTTATAACTCGACTAAAAGGATTTTCTAAGATTCATTTTGAATGAGCTGAATGATTACAAAAAAGCCTGCTCCAATAACTGGAACAGGCTTTCACTTCTGTAAATATCAAATCTCTTTATTTCAATACCTCAATCCGTTTGTTCACGATTTGTGTATCGGTTTTGATGCGTAAAACATACATTCCAGCTTGTAAATCGGCCGGAATACCAATTTGACAATTACCGTTTCCGGTATAACAGGCCACACTTTTTCCGTTGACATCAAACAATTGTATTTCAGCCGATTTTGGAGTTTGAATACTCAAAATTCCACCTGCTTTCACCGGATTTGGGAATACCGAAATATCGGTAATTTGTGAAGTTTCTACCGAAAGATCACTTCCGATATTGATGTTGTCGATGTACATGGCGTTACCATAATAACCATGATTCCGAAAAACGATTTGCAGGTTGCTTTCTCCGATGTAAGCCGATAAATTCACGCTATCCGTTCGCCATTGTGATGCTGTCGGCACAAACATATCCTGGTAATCAGGTGAAGTCGATAAATCGGTTCCGCCTTTGTAATACAATTCATCATACGTCACACCACAATCGGTAGAAACCAAAATGGAAAGGGTGTCTGAATTGACCGATCCCCAGCGTGCATAAGCAACATCGAAGAACAAATTCAATTCACTGATCGGCCCGCTTGCGTTGAGCGGAATGATCATATCGTCCGTAGTACCTTCACCGTAAATATTATAATTATCGAAAACAGCTGATTGGTTGGAATTCCCGAAACCGCCCGCAGCTACCGAAAGTGACCATTGGCCACCATTGTCTTCATTGTTGAGGCTCCAACCGTTTGGCAGGAAATTTCCCTGGAAATCTTCACTCAACGGAGCATACGGAACAGCGTAATAATCCAGGTTGACATAAATGCTGTCGGTATCCGTGTTTCCGTTTCCGTCGGTGATTTGCAATATGGCTAAATGCGTTCCGGCTGTAGTAAATAATACGGCAGGATTGCGATCCGCAGAACTTGCCGGACTTCCCGTAGGAAAAGTCCATTGCCATGAAGCGTTAGTATGATTCATAAACGAATAATCATCAAAATAAAATGAATCGACGCTGCACACCGCAGTTTGTTGCAATTTATCAACGGTAATGCGCGCTATGACAGCTGTGGGAGCTTCGTTTAAGGCGCTTTCCCAGATTCCTTTTCCATAGGTGGCAAGACGCATTTTTCCATCCCGGTAAAACGGTCGCAGAATATTTCCGGATGTATAAGTTGGCAATCCTGTGTTGTCGATTTGCCAGGTATTGACATTGTTCCTGTAGTAAACGGCTCTATTGGTAGCGGCATAAATTCCACCATCGGTTCCTGCCACATACGATAAACTTTGAACGCTTTCGTTGTTGAGCGTTGTTGAAGTAATGTTTGACCACGAAGTGCCGCCGTTTACGGTTTTAAAGACTTTATTTCCGTTCGATCCGCTTGGGTAAGCGATCCAAAGATTGTTTTCATCCGCCGGATTGATCGCCAGTAACATGCGCGAACTATTTCCTGCTGGAACGGTTAAGCTATTCCAGGTTGTTCCGCCATCGGTTGTTTTCCAAAGAGTTCCCGTAGAACCCGATGACGGTTTTTGGTGCACGTAAATCACATCCGGATTGCTGGAAGAAACTTCAATGTACGTGATTCGGTCATCAGGATCGGCGCCAAATGTGTGGAGAAGGTTAAAAGATCCGCCGGCGTCAGTTGTTTTCCAAAGTGAATGTTCATTTCCGATGTAAGCGATGCTGTAACAATTCGGGTGAAATTCCATTTCGCTTGATTCGGCTGCCCAGTAACTTTCATTCGGAGACATCCCGAAAGGCGCACTTCCGATCGGGTCGTTGAGGTTGAGTGGAATAACCTGCCCACTGATATCCGAGAAATAGGTTTTGCGGTTGTTGCCCGGATTTACATACCCGGTTGGAGCTTCGCCACCGCCAAGTTCCAGGAAATTTCCCGCGTTGTAATTTTCGTGATAGGCTAAGTTTCCGTTGTGGTATAATCCACCAACAAGTACGTCTTCGTTCCATCCGCTGCCGAATCCCCAGTAATCTGATCCGTGAACACCGCTCATGGTAAAGACAGGTTGTGTATTGAAAAAATCAGCTGAACGGTAAATCCCGCCATCAGTCGAAATCCATGCTTCCGTTCCCAACATACGGAAATCCTGGTTATCGACATGCATATTGATGGGCCCGGGCACATAACCCGAAACGCTTGTAAAAGTCGCTCCGCCATCGGTTGACCGATATATGTTCAGTCCTCCCACCAAAATCTCGTCAGCGTTCGTGGCTGAAGCCATCAATGCACAATTGTAAAAACCCTGGTGGTATTGCCAGCTCGGGCTTCCGATTGCCAGATTCATGTGATTCGCGTCGTAAGGCCCGCCCGCCGGACCGTTTGGTAAACTCCAGGTTGTACCGCCATCGTTGCTGCTATACACACCAATGTATCCGGTATCGTTGGTTTTCGATTCACCGATGAGGTAAGCGTAAACGCGGTTTGGATCAGCCGGCGTAACTGCCAGTCGCGCACCACCGTCATTTCGTCCGGGATCGGTGGAGTAGTGCCAACCCGTAGATTGGATTGTCCAAGTTGCGCCCGAATCGGTTGAACGATAAAACTCGCACAAATCCTCATTCGGATTGTTACGCACCAAATAAAGTGTTGCCGCGTTGGTAACGTTTGCTTTCACATCATAGCAAGCCACGTTTACCAATTGTGTCCAGTTGGTTCCGCCGTCCGTAGAACGATACAATCCTTTGTCTGTAGCCGCAATCACAAGCTGGTCATTGGCAGGATTGATTAAAATTTCATTTACCCCAAAATTTGATTCCGGTAGCACATTCGTCCAGCTGCTTCCGCCATCAGTTGAGCGAAAAACGCCGTTGTTTCCACCTGCAAATAGGATAGCCGGATTGGAAAAATGAACTTCGACGGCTGTAACTCCGCTTCCGAAATCAAGCGTTGAAGAAACGCAGGTCCAATTGACTCCGTTATCGGAACTTTTATACACTTCACCAGGCTCAGTGCCACAATACATGACAGCTGGTGTGCCCAAACATTGATCAAACGAATAAACATTGGTTTGTCCGGAACCGCCCGTTCCACCTTCCTGGTAGTTGGTAATAGGCCCAACGACCGACCAGTTCGAGTTTTTTTCAAGCGATTGTTTTGCCAGGTATTCCTGTTGAATTACCTGAAGTTCGTCAGATGTGGGAGTAACAATAAATCCGTTTGCATCCACGCGATTTACAACCGATCTTTTCCAGCGTTTGTAATATTGGGTGTGATAATTTTTTACGAAGGTTTGTTGTTTGTAATAAGCTTTGTAGAGCGCGTCTACTTCAA
Encoded proteins:
- a CDS encoding Rossman fold protein, TIGR00730 family yields the protein MNAFQKDWNEIKTNDSWAIFKIMSEFVEGYERMAKIGPCVSIFGSARTKENNPYYEQAVEVGEKLAKAGFGVITGGGPGIMEAGNKGARKGGGRSVGLNIDLPFEQNYNPYIDPEHNLEFNYFFVRKVIFVKYSQAFVIMPGGFGTLDELFEAITLIQTKKINKRPVVLISHDYWDGLVDWVKRIMLEKENNVSESDMNYLKVVDSADEAVKYIEDFYKTHDLTPNF